Within the Roseicitreum antarcticum genome, the region GACGGCTACAAGGGGTATGCCAAGCTCTATGAACCGGAACGTGACAGCCCGCCCCGCCTGCGCGAAGCGGCATGCTGGGCGCATCTGCGCCGCGACTTCCATGACGAATGGAGCAAGACCAAATCTGCCATTGCCCGCGAGGCGCTGGATCGGATCGGCGGGCTTTACGACATCGAACGCGAAATCTCTGGTCGTTCTGCGGACACCCGCCTTGCTGCCCGCCAGAGATACAGCGTCCCAAAGGTCGAGGCCTTCTTCGCATGGTCGGAGAGCCAGCTTGCCCTGATCCCCGGCAAGGGCGATCTGGCCAAAGCCTTCCGCTATGGGATCAGCCGCCGCGCCGCATTCAGCCTGTTCCTTGAAGATGGCCGGGTCGCCATCGACAACAATCCGGCAGAGCGCGCGCTCAGACCGATTGGAATCGGAAAAAAAATTGGCTATTCGCCGGGGCAGACACCGGCGCGGAGACCCTCGCGCGGGCAATGACGGTGATCGAAACAGCCAAGATGAACGGCCTCGATCCCCAAGCGTATCTCACTGACATCCTCAACCGCATCCACGACCACAAGATCAATCGCCTCGATGAACTACTGCCGTGGAATTGGTCGCCATTCGCCGTCGCAAACGCCGAGGCCGCCTGATGGCTGCCATCACCCACATCTGCACCCTCGACTACGTCGCCAAAATGATCGGCGAAGACCTGGAGCTTCTCGAAGCCATCGTCTGGAATGACGACAACCTGACCTACGGCTCAATCATCAGCGTTTATACCGGTCCGGAAGAGACCATCACCGCACTGTCAGACTACGGCGTCGAGGAGCTGACCGACATGCTCAGGGATGCCCGCAGAACCACCGACAGCTGGCATGAATTCCTCGACGACTTCGTCCATGACAAGGA harbors:
- a CDS encoding transposase domain-containing protein — its product is MTVIETAKMNGLDPQAYLTDILNRIHDHKINRLDELLPWNWSPFAVANAEAA